In one window of Helianthus annuus cultivar XRQ/B chromosome 17, HanXRQr2.0-SUNRISE, whole genome shotgun sequence DNA:
- the LOC110925117 gene encoding FK506-binding protein 4-like, producing the protein MDDVLNENKRLAAESKKVADREKILEMRVKKLESENKSLLKKIDADQTEIDILKVRVTELEEEKARRDEQNKYFELKNKELEAAKALKEHEFYMMNKVIESMLGKSIEQKFEEIQVEEVRAKRQAEIEALMKDKGKNAEGSVAVAERSIVPSLVIENPVPISSISGIFEEDVSLEDLAGNDGDEEDDEEDDEEGGDDEEDDDDEKVFSTSIHGSDDDNNDDDDQVGTGVTVSEASKEQNVYDYMNDEANEETEGAEGEGEHGDDQNVDQVEKLILRIEPHVEEGEIRHTYTLDEVLKMFNVNENEFNFDFEEELNAFDINHQPEYKYKYVEDADMYDKVEVEDCSDEEGITEDTSNLPTLMEFFTDENRDEFRRKVSEILKDKNFDGTTKDPLKEERKKWFKESNERKFKRPLKYYQRDRSISLGDIISWGFLPQVNAYAIRRECGVQYFEKLHHVMSLPWWDVDELSIVRTLGYSVRKNDIAMWGLIKFEALKDFKHWKPHYRRELDELIL; encoded by the coding sequence TTGAAGGTGAGGGTGACAGAGTTAGAGGAGGAAAAGGCGCGTAGAGATGAGCAGAACAAATATTTTGAATTAAAGAACAAAGAACTTGAAGCTGCAAAGGCATTGAAAGAGCATGAATTTTACATGATGAACAAAGTGATAGAGAGTATGCTCGGAAAGTCTATTGAGCAGAAGTTTGAAGAAATTCAAGTAGAGGAAGTCAGGGCTAAGCGCCAAGCTGAGATTGAAGCTCTAATGAAAGACAAAGGCAAGAATGCTGAAGGCAGTGTGGCAGTAGCTGAAAGATCAATTGTTCCATCTCTAGTTATTGAGAATCCTGTTCCTATATCTTCTATCTCTGGTATTTTTGAGGAAGATGTATCTCTTGAAGATCTTGCTGGTAATGATggcgatgaagaagatgatgaagaagatgacgaGGAAGGAGGTGATGACGaagaagatgacgatgatgaaaAAGTCTTCTCTACAAGTATTCATGGTTCTGATGATGACAATAACGATGATGATGATCAGGTAGGTACTGGTGTTACTGTATCTGAAGCTTCCAAAGAACAAAACGTTTATGATTACATGAATGATGAGGCGAATGAAGAAACAGAGGGAGCTGAAGGAGAGGGGGAGCATGGTGATGATCAGAATGTTGATCAAGTTGAGAAGCTGATTCTTCGAATTGAACCTCATGTTGAAGAAGGTGAGATCAGGCATACCTACACATTGGATGAAGTCTTGAAGATGTTCAATGTGAATGAGAATGAATTCAATTTTGATTTCGAAGAAGAGCTGAATGCTTTCGACATCAACCATCAACCAGAATATAAATACAAGTATGTTGAGGATGCAGATATGTATGACAAGGTTGAGGTTGAAGATTGTTCCGATGAAGAAGGTATTACTGAAGATACTTCTAATCTTCCAACGCTAATGGAGTTCTTCACTGATGAGAATCGTGATGAATTTAGAAGGAAAGTTTCTGAGATTCTTAAAGAcaaaaactttgatggcaccacGAAAGATCCACTGAAGGAAGAACGTAAGAAATGGTTCAAAGAAAGCAATGAACGTAAATTCAAGAGACCATTGAAGTATTATCAAAGAGATAGAAGTATTTCCTTGGGGGATATCATAAGTTGGGGTTTTCTACCTCAAGTGAATGCTTATGCGATCAGAAGAGAATGTGGCGTTCAATATTTTGAAAAGTTACATCATGTTATGTCTTTGccatggtgggatgtggatgaGCTATCTATAGTAAGAACTTTGGGATATTCTGTTAGAAAAAATGATATAGCTATGTGGGGCCTGATAAAGTTTGAGGCATTGAAAGACTTCAAGCATTGGAAGCCTCATTACCGAAGAGAGTTAGACGAATTAATCCTGTGA